The DNA segment ATATCCAATTCGGTGTGGGCAACTCGTACCAGTTCGCCGGTAGCATTCAATGAATAACCGCCAACGCCAATCCGGTGTGGACGCAACGATGCACGGCCGTCAGAGCCTTGCTCGATTACCATTTCGTCCAACGTCGAACCAGAAACCGATAGACGCGGACGCAAAATGTTAATCCCTGACTCCTGCAGCCAAAGCTTGACCCACTCGGTCAAATCGCGGCCCGAAGCAGCTGAGAGTTCAACCAGCAGATCGTCGAGCGTAGCGTTACCCCACGCCTTCTTCTTTAAATACTTCGAAACACCAGTGAAGAACGCATCGCGACCCACGTAGGCAACCAGCTGCTGGAAGACCGAAGCACCCTTGCCGTAAGTGATGCCGTCGAAATTCACCTGGACATCTTCCAGATCGCGAATATCAGCAGCGATCGGGTGGGTGGACGGCAACTGGTCTTGCATCTGCGCCCACGATTTCTCCGAAGAATTGAAGGTCACCCAGGCGTCAGTCCAGCGGGTAGCCTCTGCGGTTGCCACATGGGAGGTGAACTCGGCGAAGGATTCGTTGAGCCACAGATCATCCCACCACTTCATCGTCACCAGATCGCCAAACCACATGTGGGCCAACTCGTGAACCACCGTGATCGCGCGGCGCTCAACCAGTGCCTCAGTTGGGCGGGAACGGAAGACGTAGTCGTCAAGAATGGTGACACAGCCAGGGTGTTCCATTGCGCCAGCGTTGTATTCGGGAACGAAGATCTGATCGTACTTACGGAATGGGTAGGGAACATCCCATGCGTCTTCAAAGAAGTCCATTGCCTGCTTGGTGATCGTGATGATCTCATCGCCGTCGAGATACTCGGCGAGCGACTTACGGGCGTAGACGCCCATCGGAATCGTCCGGCCGTCTTTGGACTGGTGCGAATCGGTGGTACCTTCGTATGGGCCAGCAATAATACAGGTCAGGTAGGACGAAATGCGCTCAGTTGGGGTGAACTCCCAGGTGGCGAAGCCATCACCGGCGGGGGTTGCCTGCGGGGTTGGCGAGACGGAGAAGACCTTCCAGTGCTCTGGAGCGGTGACGACGAAGGTGAACTCGGCCTTCAAATCTGGCTGCTCAAACACCGTGTACATTCGGCGCGAGTCTGGAACCTCGAACTGGGAGTAGAGGTAGACTTCGTTATCTGCCGGGTCGATTGCGCGGTGGAGGCCTTCGCCGGTGTGGGAGTAGACGCAGGTTGCGTCAACGTAGAGTTCGTTTTCGGCGGTGAGGTTTTCAAGCGTGATCCGTGAATCGGAGTATGCACTGAGTGGAAGCTCAACACCGTTGAGGACAATCTTTTCTACGGACTGGGCGATGAGATCGATAAACGTTGACGCGCCTTCGGTTGCACTGAACTTGGCAGTGGTTTGGGAGCGGAACGTGGTCTCGCCGCGCAGATCGAGTTCGACGCGGTAACTGTGGGTTTTGATTATTTCGGCACGTTGTGTGGCTTCGATGCGCGTAAGGTTTTGTCCTGGCACGGATCGTCCTTTCAGTAGCGGGGTAGCGCCGGCAGGCCAGTGCTTCTCCCAATTGTTTGACAAAAGTCATGAAACAGTTCTAGTTTACGCGCTTAGTTGGGTTCGCGTATAGTTTGTGAAAACGGCAGTGCCGTATCTGCGGTAAAGGTAATTTAGCTAGTAGTGTTATAAAATCTAGAATGTTCGTCAGTTTTGGCCGTATAATCATGTTGGCAGGTGTCTACAATGCAGTAGATACGTTAAAACAATCAGCCATGTGTCCTTAGTAGGGGGAAGATCATCTTATGTCTGAAAACGGTAACAATGTAGAGCTACCGGCAATGTCAGGATACGAGCTACAGGGACGAATAGTGTTCATTATTATCGTGGCGGTCAATGCTTGGTTGTTTATGTTTGGCACGTCCCCGGTAGCATGGCTATCTGTACCGGCTGGAATTATCATGATTGTTTTCGAGATTTTGGTATTTGGTGCTGAATGGTTTGCGTCGAATCGCGAGCGTGTAGTATGGGTGACTATTGCTGGCCGAGTTGCTATTGCGACTTTCGCGTGTGGGGCAATTTTCGCAATGCTCCGTCTGACTGCAATCCCGGGTTTAATACAGTTGTTTACTGACTATTACCTTGAACTTGGCTCTCCGATTTTTCTCGAACTGATAATTGCGGTGATCCAACTCGTTCAAATGTATGCAATGAAGAAGGGCCTGCATGGTAAACCAATTCTTATCGAAGCAGGTAACTGACATTTTCTAATTTTGCCACAAACATATAATCTCGGTATTTCGAGCGGCAGTGTATATACCGCGCTTGCTGTGTCGAATACCGAGATTATACATTTTAGGTAAACGCGGCGTGGGGTGCGGACCGCACCATCTGTTCTATATCCGGATGAATGAAACTGCCGTCGGGGTGTTGCGGTTCTCCGGCAGCCTGCGCGTATGCACGCAAGAACCGAGTCAGCGGAGCCCCGAGTGCAGGGGAGTGCGAGCCAGTGGTGTGGTGTGCCCGTCCGCCGACGCTGTAGAGGAGCATCCCGGGAAGAACGTCACCAGTGATATCCTCACGTGGCATCGCAAACGGAGTATCGATCCGGCGCGCTCCGTTGCGTTCATAGAACCGGATCCGAGCAGCGGGATCGCCGTAGGCGCCCACTTCAGTGTGAATACGTGGGTCCTCAACCTCGATCAGGATGAGGAATGGATCATGC comes from the Arcanobacterium phocisimile genome and includes:
- the pepN gene encoding aminopeptidase N, producing MPGQNLTRIEATQRAEIIKTHSYRVELDLRGETTFRSQTTAKFSATEGASTFIDLIAQSVEKIVLNGVELPLSAYSDSRITLENLTAENELYVDATCVYSHTGEGLHRAIDPADNEVYLYSQFEVPDSRRMYTVFEQPDLKAEFTFVVTAPEHWKVFSVSPTPQATPAGDGFATWEFTPTERISSYLTCIIAGPYEGTTDSHQSKDGRTIPMGVYARKSLAEYLDGDEIITITKQAMDFFEDAWDVPYPFRKYDQIFVPEYNAGAMEHPGCVTILDDYVFRSRPTEALVERRAITVVHELAHMWFGDLVTMKWWDDLWLNESFAEFTSHVATAEATRWTDAWVTFNSSEKSWAQMQDQLPSTHPIAADIRDLEDVQVNFDGITYGKGASVFQQLVAYVGRDAFFTGVSKYLKKKAWGNATLDDLLVELSAASGRDLTEWVKLWLQESGINILRPRLSVSGSTLDEMVIEQGSDGRASLRPHRIGVGGYSLNATGELVRVAHTELDIDGEETVVSEFTGIERPQLILINDGDLAYAKVRMDDESLAFAIEHINAFTDRLPRTLVLFSAWDMTRDGEMPASDYVELVLKALETEDHGTVLRSLINQLSTAVKLYSAPAKRAALREKVGQRLAELARAAEAGTDRQFQLALASVSLSHTNAQIDTVAGWLEGTDVPEGLTVDANFRWGILTRLATAGRVDAAAIEQERTERDNTASGAANAARARAAISSAEAKEASWIEITGGEVPNSIQRSAALGFTDGDPELLVAFVDRYFDSIATQWADRTVEIASNFIAYAFPTVLTGRDDLGIDIVARGEAWLAEHTEVAPAARRLFSEALAHAQRAARAQQADA